DNA sequence from the Plodia interpunctella isolate USDA-ARS_2022_Savannah chromosome 19, ilPloInte3.2, whole genome shotgun sequence genome:
TCATAACTCGAATATTTCagcataaaattttgttttgtcattGCGCCAAATTCCTTTGAAAACTGACAGCTCTAAAACACTGCACGCTATTAGCGACACCTAGCGAGAAATTGCATAACGACAACGCGTAATTAATAGGTCGGATGACCAAACAGTAGCGGGTCCAGATGAGCCCGGTGGCGGCGAGCGTCGCGGACTGCGTCGGGGACACCTTATCCAAGGGGCGCCGGTACTCGTCCAGGGAAACCAACACTAAAGCCTGGAATTTTTGGGTTGATACAATTTCTTATGATAGGATCGGATGTTTTGAATTATCAATTTACACATGATGAGTAACTAGTTTTGACGTTTAACCTATCTATCATGTGAGCGTTTTCCCGCAGCcattaagcgtcggagcccagggcttgttttactactttttcgtctccacgtcgcacggtcgtcggaaTCCCTAGTtttcagaccattggcacgcgtACCATCCTTGACATCAAGTCAAGCAGATCACCCACTACCAGCCTCATACAAACACTTCCtctaatattagtagtttAAGTAGGTTAGATCCCACTTCTGGGCAAAGGCCAAGCATCAGTCACCAAGGGTCAGTCTGACCCATGATAAGTAGATAGGTAATATTGGAGCAAACACTACCAAGAACTTTCTGATGCAGAGTACATATTGTAGGTATTCTATGGATCCCTACATGCCAAATCGCAGCTTCGCCCAGTGGTTTCGGCTGTGCGGTGAATGTCGGCCAgcttcaaattaataattacaaatgagattagaaagatttgtatttattttttatttgtagagAGGCAGGACGACTTTTGATGAATGACAAACTGGTACCTCAGGATCAGGAGAAACATTTATCGCAAAAAACGCGGTATAAGTATACGATCggtatacttacttatttttaaactattaataggtacttaccaaCATGCAAAATGATAACCATGCTACAAATTGATGTAAATTAATCTAATTGTGGCCATAACCTTCGAACATCCAGAAACCTAGTGGGTACGACGCGCAACgttatattgttaaaaaataatgacactATTAAAGTTTCGTGCTGATTCCATAGTGTCAGCAAATAAGGAGCATCCGAACATACGTAAGATCTGTATACTTACAACATgcctttaacatttttttcaaccGTCCCGTTAGCAATGaacagtattttaaaatgaaatgataaagATAGATAAGCCACAAATTAAGCGCAAcaattgacatttattttctcctttattaatttttgaatatatatagataactaatttgcaaaaggcggcaaaagCGAAAggctaataatttaaaaagaatctgaggaagtaataaatttacgcttaatttgtaaacaatatcGAAAGCGAAGAAATAATAAGATGATTTGATGTAACACAGATATATTTATCAGAAGTATGTAAaaggtttacaaaaataaacaatgtatatttatacagatacatgatttaataacatttcaatATACATTTCCACGCTGGACATTTGTATAACATTTTGGTCCTTCGCACACATCTCGACTCAAAACGAAAACAAAATGGATgtcatttcaaatatataaaataaataattatcgcGCGTCTCGcttgtttacataaattaattactggCTGTTATGTAATTTcggatacaaataaaaaaataaaagtttgaaggaagtaaaataaagtatacttttaaactttattttaaaggaattaaaataaagtttacttTGTATCTTCTACAATAAGCGCACTGATCGATGCTGTCGATTGGCCATGGACATTACGTTTACAGTCAACATTTCAAGTCGGGATTGATTCGAAGTATAATGTGCTTAGACATTTACACGCAAAACACTGACACGTCAAGAAGTAGTAAGTTTACGTTACATAGatacattgttttgtttagttgCAGTATCACGAAATTTTTAGCAATCTTCAGCCATTTGGAAAGATTATTATAACTGGGatggaagtttttttttttaataactataatatatttttgtaggtacctatttaaagtAGGATCTTTTTGTTTGGTATTAAATATCACAACTAACAAAACAatcgaaaaataattgaagtaaaACATATCACATCACTTGGGTCCACAACCATCGacgtaaacaaaattaattagtatattaaaaaaattatagatttcTTTGTacgaaataaaacttatatagtCCAGTTAAGTAGATATTTGAGTGTTTTCACTCATTCTATTCTAAGGCGAGtgcttatataataaataacactcTTATATGTAACATGTCATTACGTATAATTAGTGCAAAGTTTTATGATAAGTGCAAAAGCGAATTTCATACCACATAAGGCCAAGTCGAGTCTCATATGTGGCGCCCAATGACGCAAATGACCTTGTggcgacaaaaaaaaaattacttaagtacaaattattataggcTAGTTTAATAATCATAAGGCGAAGTAAAACACAGAAagtaaaaattgataaaataatttaacattacacatttatatacatgtacaaataaatataaatatattaggacaaatcacacagattgagctagccccaaagtaagttcgagacttgtgttatgggatactaactcaacgatactatattttacaacaaatacatatatagataaacatccaagacccgggccaatcagaaaaagatcattttccatcatgacccgaccgggaatcgaacccgggacctctcggttcagtggcaagaacttgaccactgcgccaccgaggtcaatttttataaatgtatcaaACCCGTCAATACTCGTCACCCGGTTAGCACATATAAGTAAATTTCGCCTGTCGTGTATTAAACTAgcctataataataagaaattacatttttttcttcgtCACAACTTGCGTCGCTTCGGCGTCTTTCGACACCACGTATCCAGGCCAGTTAGATGttctaaaaaattataattctgaTAAAGTTTGTAAATTCCTAATATATAGAACGTATACATATATTCCTCTACTAAGTGTGGTTATTTGAACACAATTATTTCGTCAATTAcactacaataaataattcgcATACCCATTGATATTGTATACTAACAAAATTGAACTACATTAGGACTGCAATCAAAAATATGAGACGACACTTCTATTTCTATCAGAGCGAGCGAAAACTAGTGTACTGCCTAGTATATTACTATCTCGCtctaacattaaatatttcaaaaatacaacCCTAACTAAAACCCGTATGTACCCGTAATAAAGTCTACTTTCCTCCACTCGTTTTTGCAGATTGTTGATGCCTAACCGCACGTCCTATTTGGTACAAGCTTGTTAAAGCTACGAACACGTTTACAGCAAATAAGCTATAATTTTTTGGGATAATAACTAGGGAATAACGGGACCAAATGATGCCTGTGGCGGCGAGTGAGACCGATTGAGGTATCGATAAGTTCTCGACTGGCCGATTCAAGTCACCCAAACCTGCTATCACCAAACTCTGAAAGTGTTAAGATGATAATGATGAGTGATAACAGAATGTCAGTTTACAATCACATGATATTTTTACTGTCGATTTGTTTCAAGGTAGCGGTGTCgtgcgggtttttttttttacttcgaATTTAGCAAAAGGGGAAACTTGATGacttattgaatatttaaaaatcttattatttataattttctttattatctatataggcAGGTGTCGTATAAAGCACTAGTGAGGTTCACAAATCGGTGTTTACGTTACTTACTCAACATACACCCATTTAGAATCTGTTACTTTCATTTCTTGGTGTACAATGTACATGCATACATCTATACcttattttacaaatgttcACAATTTAGGCATgtcatttatagaaatatgaaggttatattaataaatattataaattaatgactTCTGGaatttgcaaatatatatatatataaatttttacagtgtatttttaaacttattaagtttatattttactacagaatatattataatgtgataTCCATAGGTGATATGATATGGATATAGTATGTCATCACTAAGATGTTTGCACACAGCAGAAATATCATGTGAGTGAAACACATAATGATTTCATCGCATACAATGATACAACAGTGCGCTGAGCTCTGAATTGTGATGCAAATCAAATGTAACTGGGCATGTAATCATTGTATACAATTTCCTTACGCAGTGGCATTTGTAAGAGGGTAAAAGTAAGGATATACTGAGTCTGAGGGTTCATTATGTTAAAGAATATGTCACActgtattgtaaaaatatataaagtgtaCATAATTGATCTTATGCAcctatcttttatttataaaatataccaagtcatctgtacatattttttcattgtgaCAGTGACTGGAAAATGTTCTATCCATATATAAAGTTTGCCATATGAATAttcgaaagtttaaaaacaatatagatTAAGTtcaggtatatttttaaaagaatgcAGTTAATTAActtgcaaattaattaaaaagttatactaAAAATCTCAATTCAAAGCTCAGTTAAAACAGAACAATCCTGTtcaagtattataaatgcaaagaTGCGTGAGAACATTGCAAAGGGCTGcctccattaaatttttaatattccttTTCTGCAAATGGCCCAAACATGCATATTTTGTCCACCACATTCAatgaatattatgaaaattgctAACATATGGTTGAGGAAATacttattcaattcaatataatatttgatttgtgataaaaatatatttaaattaatttcttttttattctcaCGAAAGTTTGTTTGGTACCTAGCACAATTTCCTAATGTCTCATAACCATATGTTGATACAACTGGATATTACGTTTTAACATATCATAAGTCATCATTTCAAGTCAAGTACATAGAACACAGAAGATTAAATCTTTCGAGATACCTTATCACCAGTTATAAAGTATAACATTCACAGTGAACATGATACGGAAATTATGTACGCAAATGCAAATACGCGTCGTGCCCTTAAACAAGGTCCCAGGGCAAAAATAGAGCAAccttgattttgaatttgtgttTATCCGCATAACTTACCCATTTGAATGCAGGTGCCCAGAAAAATATGGTTTTAGGACCTGGAATGAGAGTTATAGCGTAATTTCATACCTACATATCACGTAATAAcgttcataaattaaaatacgcAATAAACTTACCAGCTTCGTGTTCCCATAGTGGACGAAGTTTTGAAGGAACGAATCTGTCTGCAGCAGTGATAAGGGTTTTGTAAACTTTGGCcattattcttatattttgtCCAATTAGTTATAGGAAGAGGAAGGGTTGTGTTTTGAGGTGGTctactagttttattttaatagtaggTAGAGAATTTACATGATCTCTACTATAGTACGGATCGGCCTTGAATTGGAATTGATAAAAGTGACATTTGTTTGAAGTTTGATTAACAGCAGTGACAGTGACAGTATTAGTtgcgttttatttttgcttacaGCGCAATCAGCAAACGTAAAAATGGTTCGTTCAATCTTAAGAAATTCAAGTAAATTCACCAAATATTACATTGAAGAATTTTTAGATGACAGCCATTTATAGAACGGATTATTAATCAGGTGcaatagttaattattaactatatatattaaatattaactcaTCCcgagttaataataattaggtcATATCATAAGGATTTCACAACTACGAACGCGTTCATATGATGGGTGCGGAGTGCGTGTGTTATGTGTCAGTGAGAAagaatttgtaattttctttgtttattttataattttcagtaatttcttgcctttgttttcatttaataagcAAACGAATGTTGTGTgcgttttaattaattgttgaaTATGGGTACAAGCACCATGGGTAGTGATTTGCATTCAGACAAGCAAGACAAACTTTTGAAGCTTCAAGCTCGGAAAAAGGAATTGGAGCAAATGCTCGCTGCCAAAAATGAAGAGCTATATAAGTTATGTGTGCAAGAAGTTCATCTAACTGGTATTGTGCCTCCGGAAGCTCCATTGAGCCCCGAAGTCCCGCAGAGGGAGAGATTAGGCAGCGTAAAAAGTACTGAAAGGTCTACTGATGGTAACGATGTTCAAGATGGATCAGACAACTCATCTAGGCGTCTTAGATTCGGTACAGAACGTCTACTCGACGCTGATCAGATTTCTCGTAAAAATCTTTCTCATAGGTTGTCAACCCCGTCCATATCAGGTATGTCAACGAAAAGTGGTCATACTCGACATATTCGTCGACCTGAGACAAGCTGTTCCAATTTCTTCCCTTCTCCACCTCAAGAAAGGAATCCAGAAACCTTCTCGATTCACACTTCCCACACATATCCCGCACTAGCTGGTCGTCAAGAGccaattttagaaaatatgcACCATGATCATCAAGCACCCATGTATAGGCACCACACACTCACTACTGagtatatgaataaaatctattatacTAACACCCCTGAGGCTCACAATGTGTCTAGAATGAGAGAGACCCACTTCAGCTCCAGCCATCCAGATATCACTACTCATTATACGCATGGAAGCATTGCACCACATCCCATTCAGAATGGTGTCCGTAACACCCCATTATTATATCAGTATGCTTCACATTTGAAAGCTCAGAGTCAACATTTAGGAGCATTGCATCACCATCAAATACAAAGCCAGCCTAAACGGCGGCCAGAAGGAGTCCGCCGAAATACGTTGCAGAGAACTCAAACATATCACCTTACATCTCATAGTGATTACAACCAACATTTAGAGAATATGGATAACTATCGTCATAGATCCCAGCCTGATATTCAAGAGCACAGTGAAAGAATGCAACCTCCTATTGATAGAGTGGCTGTAGTGCCAAACTCCTTGCCTTTTCGTGAGCGGAACACTACTAGACAGCCTATGCATATGCAACTGCAAGTTTCTACAGATGATTACGGTCGAGAAGATCGCCGGACATATCCTGATGCTATGAGCCCAGTCAGTCAAATATCTGGTTACTCGGTGTCTAATTTTGATTCTGTCAGCATGAACAAATTCTCACCATTATCGCAAAATGATATGAAGCTAAAAGAGAAGCAATGGTATGAGACATCTCTTGATTCGCCAACAAAACCTGAAGTGCCTTTGCTTAAAAAGAGTAATAGTTTAAAACGGACATCAAGTATAGGTAATTCACAAGCTTATGAAGTTATGATCTCATCAGGTCGTCATTCTGCCATGCAGAGCCCTAGCCAAGTGCCTCATAGCCCTCCGGTGCTGTCCCCTAGTGCTGTGTCATTAGAGTCGCCTAAGAATTTAACAGTTATTGAGCAAGGCAAGTGTATACCGTACAGAGAAGAGACTAAGCCTTTTGAAAtgtcagatttttataaatattctacaAAATTTAGGCAAAACACTGGCCCAAAACCGGCTGCCAATTCTGTGACGAATATAACTGTTAATTCTATGTACAATAAACTACCCATGGATTTGCCTCAGTACCAACAGGAACACTGGCACCCCCATGGCAATTGAGTTATACCTTTTACCTGCAAtgcaatttgttattaaaagtatatatgttactgtaaaagcccatatacaggtaaatcttaggctttttcagaaaatcttaggatttaccggCATGGGTTGGTCaatgtaaggatttataaataattgacgatTTTTCGGGCTTTTGCCATTAGAATTTAGTATATGCTAGGTTTTGCTACTGTCGGctggtaaatgttggttttgagaataaattaatgagtaattattattaatcatttatttttcagtcaaaaccttggtattataattatgagagtaattaattaCCTAAGTAATTAGTCAAATCGTTacctattttcaattattttcatttggtaagtattgttatttacaaatgtttttatattttaaaggtaaggtTATACCttcctttaaaatacttcttaaatagtaaaaaataacaaaattataattattttcttttaacatttaCCATGCCTTTgatgtaaatcttaagatttaccaagTGAATGGTGGTAAAAGTTAGAATCACATTATTGTTCGGACATTTACCATTAagagttggtaaatcttaggttttactgGAATATCTAAGGATTTACCTTAGTTTGTGCTTTTACAGtaacctatacatataatatcttAGATTTTTTCTATATCACTCAAGGAATTGGTAATTGTTCAATTGATATAATGTTATGTACTTTTACCCAGGCTGTATATTTTaccttattttattgtacataagtaatgttttagaaatagtaaataattactatattaaaTCAACAAATTGTTTCATCTCTCTTTGGATTCTTTAAACTTATGCTTGCTGTTATTTCCTACGGGCTTGTCATCTCTTAATGCAATCTACTttgcgacctaaactgatcagCATCATAAATTTGTACcatctaattaatttttagtatgaatgtgATTCAGTTTAGGTTCCTAagttgaactgagttgcattggtaTCGTTTCGTAAAAGTTGATAATATGCCAACTGATGAAATATtgccattttaataaaatcctcAAAATATCTGTGATTCCATATTGGTATCAAGTATACCAATAGTTCagccattttttaatttcatttcttacCTGCTTTTATGTGTTATTGCAATTAGTTATAATcacctttttaatttataatgaaatgagCAGATATTTCacacattttcattaattataatgatttaagtattaattattatagtcggtaataaaatctaaaaaaaaaacatagccATATTAAATAATGAGTTATAAATAATGAGCCTTATTAAAATACCTTAGCTTTAGATCTGTGATAGTGTGTGAATTATATTAGCATCATAGCATGACAATAATTTGGAttagtaaaatgttaattagattattaaattattgcttttataaataaagtataaatggAATGTCAATGGTGTCTCTCCTGTCCACCTCACATCaacaaaaatcattaattgccctagaaaaaaaatcattaaaaatctCATTTGGACACTTTTAGTATGTAGCATTTATGCAAATTATATTACCAATTTTTGTATCCGCTGGGGTGTATTTCTTCTATAGTATCTTGTGGTGATAGTACATTTATCATGGATGTTTTTAAAGAATTCGAACAAGAGATTTATATGAGAGACACCATTTTCagtttcaaattgaaattgagAATCATGTCAAATATGTTTGTCACAATGTCCTCTGCCAGTACAGCAAACCACACGTCTTACGCATACACGTTtcgattttcatataatttaaattcatcaataattaatggaataaaatattttgttggttgcaataattaatcattttttattttttaacctttgctttagcagtgggacacgtcatcaaaggtttaaaaaattgttccaCCCAACGTGACATTTGATACGTAGACTTGTGGTCGACTGTACCGACAACATCCGCCCACCGCTAATGtttatatgataatattattaccatacatttattgtacatattgatttaaaattgctTTATATCTCGATTTCGTCATAGGACAAACTTGTTTTAGTAAAACTAAAACACCtctttttattaaagtgttcaattttataaatactagctggcatgcatttatttattttttaattttgtaattactcTTTGTGGTAAAGGAGGGCAAAAGAGATTGGGTAAATTTGGcctaattttgaattttcacGAGCAAATCAAGGGTATATATATCATGTTTTAATCATAGACCTCATAATGCTGAACTTTATTGGAACTGGGGTAtggcattttgttttatattctcACAACCAAAGACTAGAAGTCAAtggcataatattaattttatatcaaaccGTCGCTATGATATCGACATCGTCTCTTACTGCCACCCAGCCAAGATCCACGTGGTcgataaatgtaattatttttttcgaatacTAGATATGTCTACTAAGGCTTATCGGTACAATGTAGAATGTACATTACGCTACTGACTTCAAAGTTCCTTCTTAGttgcgaaaaataaaacgacaAATATATCAGCTCCGatatagtttaattatatgtgATCCATAATAAATGTTCCCCTTGATATATACTTTTCAAAAAAGATTATTGGTAAAAATTCAAGATGACGACAACCCATACAAAATTACACCCAATCTCCTTTCTTTAAAACCTATTTGAAGAAGCCTAGGGTCTAGATTTTGgccgaaataataaaattattataggtatgtaaCATGATACAATAATGAATACCTACTatcttttctaatttttttcgtgtacatatttttctaaattaatcgGACCTTTTTAAAATGACAAGGTAACTAAGTTTAATTGGGTATTTATTCATGAATATTTGTACCGTTAATTACGATATGTCAACAAAATCATCTTGTTAAATGTGtcaaaactgaaaatataaactaatcacattattattatttaggttaatatgtttgatatttatttgtattgtaaatcgACATTCATGCTACTTTTACTGCCGACTTTGCAACGTGTGTACGTGCGAGTTTTACTTATGCAATTTTAACGCATGCGTTTTTGGAAACAGCCAAAATTCCATACAAGAAAAGCACAGAAGTTGCGCTGACGGcttattaggtattatttatataataaaatttatattttgtcaaaatttatattttgacccTACGCTGTATGGTCTGTGGCCCCTATGTATACATTAAAGACTTGTAAATAACTTGCCAAACCTTGATATAACATTTGCCTTGACATGTGCATTAACGAATACTTAGATAGTTAATTCTTTAATTCAACTTTAAGGTACAAATATTGgcttattaaattaatgtgttATGTAGCAATGAAATTGCATATGCATAATGATGctgcaaacaaaaaattgaatatttttatatgttgtttataagtattttacgtGCTGATTGCACTGGTTAtgtgaataaagtttttgGGTAATTCactgttgttttttattaatgaactaCTTATCTACCTATCTCTCAACATCggtctttaataatttaatgaaatattcaataattcaGTTTTCAGACATTTTGGggacatttttatatgatggtataaaattataaaaatcaataaaaaaatagaaactaattttaaataaatatttattttacaaatacttCATACATAGACAAAATGtacccatatattttttacagagtggaaaaattatagacaacgcatttatataatagcaacattttaaaagcaattaaaaaatttgcacataattaatatatattaaaaaaaaactatccaCACTAAGGATAGATTCGCTTCAGGTCTtggtggaattaaacacaagATTAAACAAACGTGCACTCTTCGTATAAAAGAAAGTACTTtcaagctaaaatatgtttcgtCTCATTCTTACAAATGTTTTGTAgtcacaaaacattttaaaagtaagtaggtagttatgctttttaacttttttatgaatatgagAGGTTGCGTGCTGCACCTATGggttaaaaacatttagatCGACGTTCGGACGGACATAAAACACTATAATTTGTTCGATTGTGGTCAATGTTTGGGGTGCTTCCTCAACTTCTGCATGAGTTCGTGGAGAGACCTCTTGCCGGGGTTGAAGCCCCCGTTCAGGTAGTCGTCGTCACCGCCTGACAGAGAAAAAATGTGTCTGTATTAgttatggaattagtaggtaggtactccgtacaataGTAGgtcttactaaatccatggtattAGTGTATGCCAGTGGCCGCTTCCACATCAAAGTTTAATATACTAGAATAgaactgtataaaataaaaatctacttTCTGTTATCTTCGCATGTTCCCAGTTACATACGGGATTGTGAAGCCGGGATCATCACTTAATCACTTCGTTACAAATTCCATGGCAATCATTGTACATTATCACAAgaatcaaaattttacaaacgtCCGCCTGCCTAACGTCAATATCATTATTGCCAATATTGTTGGCAGCTGATAATCTGCCAAGACTATGTGTCTCTTACTCGGCTCGtacgtacgacatccacggaagtataaaattaattcattttatttcaggcaATAACGTAAGTGCAGTACCtataaaaacctaataaataacatggagtggtcctattctagggcggggcCACAGGACTGTTTGTGAAACTATGAGTCATGTGGTTATAAACGACTGTAGCGCCGCGTCTGTGGAACTTTCGTGAAGACTAGAAATAGAATTACCAGCTCCAGGAAGTTGATCGTTGATGCACCCTTCGTCCCACATGTTGACGCAGCGTTTGCCCGGGTTGAACCCGCCATTCAGATAGTTGTCATCGCCACCTGAAACACAATTAGATCTCAATCAACCGTAGTTACCTAAGAAACTTGCCACGAAGGACCAACTTGTTGCTGAGTCAACTTCTTGAGGCGGCGGCTTGATTCGATTCGATATTACATTGGAACCTTAAAGAAACAAATACGAGTTTTGGAAGGCCGGCAAGGCAATGTTCCTGTGGTGTCTCtggttttgttattattccTTTGCAGGTAAAGCGCAAAGGTAACAGGGATATATCAAAACCAAAGAAGAGGATGGATTGAGCCAGAgaaagacaataaataaagttgaaagTGACTGATCACTATACCATAACACATAAAACACGTACttagcacgtcattgcgtcgaCATGTCCTTTCTTTTTttcacgatgcgtacacgatatagGAAAAAGAGAGAGTATGTAGACGTTAATAGCGTTCTACGtctttgtatgtttcgtgatAGGCTTTCTGGATACTTACCAGAGCCAGTCAGCTGACCATTGATGCAGCCTTCGTCCCACATGTTGACACAGCGCTTGCCTGGGTTGAAACCGCCATTCAGGTAGTCGTCATCTCCAcctaatgtgtttatttcaggcaacaaaacaaaaataggtacatgtatGGCATGGCccatattaaatattagtacaTAACTTAAAACTTGTAATTTGGACTTAGtcctttcatcaaaataatacaaatgtaGCGACAGCTGTACGAGATACGATCTGTGTCACTTAGAGAAAATAGATAATTCCAGTTTTATTCTATTCatgtacagttttattatatttaccgattacctacttaggtagtagtttttttgtgaaatggaaattaaatttaacgttaGGATAAGATTTCTCTCAGTCTTATTTGAGCGAAACCCTGGTTGCATTTGGTATGATGAGTTAtgaacatatatttacataggtacctattatatctactcgtaataatatattttcatatttgaaGATCGTTTTACTATATCACATATTAATCGCTTACGCGGTAGAAACTAAGCCAAGAATTGCGAAATTTGAAGAATTCTAGTTATATAGCCGGATACTAACCAGAGCCAGTCAGCTGACCATTGATGCAGCCTTCGTCCCACATGTTGACACAGCGCTTGCCTGGGTTGAAACCGCCATTCAGGTAGTCGTCATCTCCACCTAAGTACAAAATAGAGCTAATTAGCACATTTCTCGTCTTgtgtataaaaagtataagtacctatatatatattaaaagtgtAGAGacccataaaattaatatctgttTCTAAATATTCACATTGTGAACTTTTGTATAAAGCAAGTCATTCAAGAAAGTTAAATTTCTAACTTAAGTAGTTAGttggtataattttttattttattttgtgtcgaCAGTTTTATTGCTATTGGT
Encoded proteins:
- the LOC128678105 gene encoding mitochondrial pyruvate carrier 2-like isoform X2, with product MAKVYKTLITAADRFVPSKLRPLWEHEAGPKTIFFWAPAFKWALVLVSLDEYRRPLDKVSPTQSATLAATGLIWTRYCLVIRPINYALSLCNFSLGVANSVQCFRAVSFQRNLAQ
- the LOC128678105 gene encoding mitochondrial pyruvate carrier 2-like isoform X1, translated to MAKVYKTLITAADRFVPSKLRPLWEHEAGPKTIFFWAPAFKWSLVIAGLGDLNRPVENLSIPQSVSLAATGIIWSRYSLVIIPKNYSLFAVNVFVALTSLYQIGRAVRHQQSAKTSGGK
- the sstn gene encoding uncharacterized protein sstn; amino-acid sequence: MGTSTMGSDLHSDKQDKLLKLQARKKELEQMLAAKNEELYKLCVQEVHLTGIVPPEAPLSPEVPQRERLGSVKSTERSTDGNDVQDGSDNSSRRLRFGTERLLDADQISRKNLSHRLSTPSISGMSTKSGHTRHIRRPETSCSNFFPSPPQERNPETFSIHTSHTYPALAGRQEPILENMHHDHQAPMYRHHTLTTEYMNKIYYTNTPEAHNVSRMRETHFSSSHPDITTHYTHGSIAPHPIQNGVRNTPLLYQYASHLKAQSQHLGALHHHQIQSQPKRRPEGVRRNTLQRTQTYHLTSHSDYNQHLENMDNYRHRSQPDIQEHSERMQPPIDRVAVVPNSLPFRERNTTRQPMHMQLQVSTDDYGREDRRTYPDAMSPVSQISGYSVSNFDSVSMNKFSPLSQNDMKLKEKQWYETSLDSPTKPEVPLLKKSNSLKRTSSIGNSQAYEVMISSGRHSAMQSPSQVPHSPPVLSPSAVSLESPKNLTVIEQGKCIPYREETKPFEMSDFYKYSTKFRQNTGPKPAANSVTNITVNSMYNKLPMDLPQYQQEHWHPHGN
- the LOC128678096 gene encoding uncharacterized protein LOC128678096 gives rise to the protein MKSLILFCGLVGLVYSKSLSTSRGHVRCVNMWDEGCINGQLTGSGGDDDYLNGGFNPGKRCVNMWDEGCINGQLTGSGGDDDYLNGGFNPGKRCVNMWDEGCINGQLTGSGGDDNYLNGGFNPGKRCVNMWDEGCINDQLPGAGGDDDYLNGGFNPGKRSLHELMQKLRKHPKH